The following proteins come from a genomic window of Vibrio vulnificus NBRC 15645 = ATCC 27562:
- a CDS encoding helix-turn-helix domain-containing protein, translating into MSITYQLQEHLRYPHVKFAYVDGHHHSDFGLHKHDFSELFLVVSGKGNHVVASHVYPLSAGDVFVINGDIEHAFQDVEQLEIINLMFEAGTPFFETPSLRMLSGYQAMFKVEPIARQTGEYRAKLTLDSGQLPQIARLIDAIRIEYQQGENGFETMLTSLMQQLVITLARMYQQQTHDLPKTTLALSRALIFIEQHFTDAGLHSGEIAQAAFVSQRQLERLFKQFLNTSPNLYLREMQLNYGRDLLSNDRGVSIQHIAERCGFNDSNYFSKCFKQKFGQSPRQYMTQQK; encoded by the coding sequence ATGAGCATCACTTATCAACTGCAGGAGCATCTGCGATATCCGCATGTAAAATTTGCTTATGTTGATGGCCACCATCACAGTGATTTTGGCCTGCACAAACACGACTTTTCTGAGCTATTTTTGGTCGTCAGTGGCAAAGGCAACCATGTCGTGGCATCGCACGTTTATCCCCTCAGCGCGGGGGATGTGTTTGTGATTAACGGTGACATTGAGCACGCCTTTCAAGATGTTGAGCAGTTGGAAATCATTAACTTGATGTTTGAAGCTGGCACGCCCTTTTTCGAAACGCCCTCATTGAGGATGTTGTCGGGTTATCAGGCGATGTTTAAGGTCGAGCCGATTGCCCGTCAAACCGGTGAATATCGGGCTAAGCTCACGCTTGATAGCGGGCAACTGCCGCAAATAGCGCGGTTGATTGACGCGATTCGGATTGAATACCAGCAAGGGGAAAACGGCTTTGAAACCATGCTCACCAGTTTGATGCAGCAATTGGTCATCACCCTGGCACGCATGTACCAGCAACAAACGCACGATCTGCCGAAAACCACACTGGCACTGAGCCGAGCGTTAATTTTTATTGAGCAGCACTTTACCGATGCTGGCCTTCACAGCGGAGAAATTGCCCAAGCGGCGTTTGTCAGCCAGCGACAACTCGAGCGGCTGTTTAAGCAGTTTCTCAACACCTCACCCAATCTTTACTTGCGTGAAATGCAGCTCAACTATGGGCGTGATCTCTTAAGTAATGACCGTGGCGTTTCGATTCAGCACATCGCGGAACGGTGCGGATTCAATGACAGCAACTATTTTTCAAAGTGCTTTAAGCAGAAATTTGGCCAAAGCCCACGCCAATACATGACACAACAAAAATAA
- a CDS encoding carbohydrate porin, whose amino-acid sequence MKLSKLTLACLVATAGLSAAPVVHAEKSDGFEFHGYFRAGALYSKNDDFKRSKFPASKERLGRLGIESDNHFELALQKNFENDDGQKIRIKTRVGADNAQSGGNNQLGTNADAANSSIGMVETFVEFDGVTETGTVWGGTRFYGKDNYIFMTDFFYTDMSGTGVGIEGVQLGDYKWDFAYIASDNAEDSFWATNSNNPMHAVHVGVDFDGVELHAMGKYLPDNFVDGTEYASNGVEMTAIVHSDKVFGLSDKGFTKYIAQAGKGLGSGQLLGGTLTTYNAWKPGNGALEGPSKMKKVESGDVSARALVWGGYFFENGVSIFHSIQGQYNDLDNGGKDSWASAMIRPSFPVSKNFFIATEAGFQYNKWEDSNGVGDDATNYKLTVAPTIIVPTGFGPAPEIRFLATYLDGSMRDKADVLVGIQADMWW is encoded by the coding sequence ATGAAACTTTCTAAGCTTACCCTCGCTTGTCTAGTTGCGACTGCGGGTTTATCCGCAGCGCCAGTTGTTCACGCTGAAAAATCTGATGGTTTTGAGTTCCACGGTTACTTCCGTGCGGGGGCTCTCTACAGCAAAAACGACGATTTCAAGCGTTCAAAATTCCCAGCATCTAAAGAACGTCTAGGCCGTTTGGGTATCGAATCGGACAACCACTTTGAGCTTGCGCTACAGAAAAACTTTGAAAACGATGACGGCCAAAAAATTCGTATCAAAACACGTGTAGGCGCGGACAACGCACAATCTGGTGGTAACAACCAGCTAGGTACCAACGCAGATGCGGCGAACAGCAGCATCGGTATGGTGGAAACTTTCGTTGAGTTTGATGGCGTCACCGAAACGGGCACCGTTTGGGGCGGTACGCGCTTCTACGGCAAAGACAACTACATCTTCATGACCGACTTTTTCTACACTGATATGTCGGGTACCGGTGTGGGTATCGAAGGCGTTCAACTGGGTGATTACAAGTGGGACTTCGCGTATATCGCCAGTGATAACGCAGAAGATTCATTCTGGGCAACCAACTCGAACAACCCAATGCACGCGGTGCACGTAGGTGTTGATTTTGATGGTGTTGAACTGCACGCCATGGGTAAATACCTGCCAGACAACTTCGTCGATGGTACAGAATACGCCAGCAACGGTGTTGAGATGACCGCGATTGTTCATTCAGACAAAGTGTTTGGTCTATCTGACAAAGGCTTTACCAAGTACATCGCTCAGGCAGGTAAAGGCCTTGGCTCTGGTCAGCTACTTGGCGGCACGCTCACCACTTACAACGCATGGAAACCAGGCAATGGCGCGTTGGAAGGCCCTTCCAAAATGAAGAAAGTGGAAAGCGGTGATGTCTCTGCGCGTGCATTGGTATGGGGTGGCTACTTCTTTGAAAATGGCGTGAGCATCTTCCACTCTATCCAAGGTCAATACAACGATCTCGACAACGGCGGTAAAGACAGCTGGGCATCGGCGATGATTCGTCCTTCTTTCCCTGTGTCAAAGAACTTCTTCATCGCAACAGAAGCGGGCTTCCAATACAACAAATGGGAAGATTCAAACGGTGTGGGTGACGATGCCACTAACTACAAACTGACGGTTGCACCAACCATTATCGTTCCAACGGGTTTTGGTCCAGCACCTGAAATTCGTTTCCTAGCGACTTACCTAGACGGATCAATGCGTGACAAAGCAGACGTCCTTGTGGGTATCCAAGCAGACATGTGGTGGTAA
- a CDS encoding glycoside hydrolase family 16 protein has product MTSNNRNRINQLALAVSLGLLAGCSQTGDSASGTDFVQTKKPVMLLDQPTPPSAQWQLVWADEFDGDKINKRNWSLEENCWGGGNNEQQCYTKRARNAYVQDGYLHIVAHKESYSGPDNPEGKVGAGANKTLPFTSARLRSKDKRDHKYGRFEIRAKLPSGQGTWPAIWMLPTDNKYGTWAASGEIDIMEAVNLKAQSDAPGAQAGDGENRIYGSLHYGKAWPDNVYSGQGASLPNNINPADDFHTYAIEWEEGEIRWYVDNIHYATQTQDEWYSQYKVDGALVNAKGAAPFDERFHLLLNLAVGGSWSANANQKGIDKSDFPKTMLVDYVKVYRCSADRWKGKGCATIGEQAVKVKGHQAPAILAQDDRYADGPNLDIFSESLNSNLAYGSYDPMDIVSHQEVADGDHGQVLKITKKNGAGNLYFRSPTTDVSHWLESGELIFDIKVESMTDGSELMVKIDSGWPKTSDMTVALPAMGQWGEVRIKLADLLAQSNRFVAGNQADPTMINNLLVFEPTAAMTFSLDNIRFEKR; this is encoded by the coding sequence ATGACATCGAACAACCGTAATCGTATTAACCAGCTTGCTTTGGCTGTCTCTCTTGGCTTGTTAGCGGGTTGCAGCCAAACGGGTGACAGTGCATCCGGAACCGACTTCGTTCAAACCAAAAAGCCAGTGATGCTGCTGGATCAACCCACGCCACCGAGCGCACAGTGGCAATTGGTGTGGGCCGATGAGTTTGATGGCGACAAAATCAACAAACGCAACTGGAGCCTAGAAGAAAACTGTTGGGGCGGTGGCAACAACGAGCAGCAGTGCTACACCAAACGTGCGCGTAATGCCTATGTACAAGATGGCTATTTGCACATTGTGGCGCACAAAGAGAGCTACAGTGGGCCAGATAATCCAGAGGGTAAAGTCGGCGCTGGTGCCAACAAAACCTTGCCATTTACTTCGGCACGTCTGCGCTCTAAAGACAAGCGTGACCACAAATATGGCCGCTTTGAAATCCGCGCCAAATTGCCATCTGGGCAAGGAACGTGGCCAGCAATTTGGATGCTGCCGACCGATAACAAATATGGCACTTGGGCGGCCTCTGGTGAAATCGACATCATGGAAGCGGTCAACCTGAAAGCGCAATCCGATGCGCCAGGAGCACAAGCAGGTGATGGTGAAAACCGCATTTACGGCAGCCTGCACTATGGTAAAGCATGGCCAGATAACGTCTACAGTGGTCAAGGTGCTTCGCTGCCCAACAACATCAACCCAGCGGATGATTTCCACACCTATGCGATTGAGTGGGAAGAAGGGGAAATTCGTTGGTATGTCGACAACATTCACTACGCGACACAAACGCAAGATGAGTGGTACAGCCAATACAAAGTCGATGGTGCTTTGGTCAACGCCAAAGGCGCAGCACCGTTTGATGAACGTTTCCATCTGCTGCTCAACCTTGCCGTGGGCGGCTCTTGGTCGGCCAATGCCAACCAAAAAGGAATCGATAAGTCGGACTTTCCAAAAACCATGCTGGTGGATTACGTGAAAGTCTATCGCTGCTCGGCGGATCGCTGGAAAGGCAAAGGTTGTGCGACGATCGGCGAGCAAGCGGTGAAGGTCAAAGGGCATCAAGCGCCTGCGATTTTGGCGCAAGATGACCGCTACGCCGATGGGCCAAACTTAGATATTTTCTCTGAAAGCCTCAACAGTAACTTGGCGTACGGCAGTTACGATCCCATGGACATTGTTTCGCACCAAGAAGTGGCCGATGGTGATCACGGCCAAGTGCTGAAAATCACCAAGAAAAACGGCGCGGGTAACCTTTATTTCCGCTCACCCACGACTGACGTGAGCCATTGGTTAGAGAGTGGCGAGTTGATCTTTGATATCAAAGTGGAGTCGATGACCGACGGCAGTGAATTGATGGTGAAAATCGACAGTGGTTGGCCAAAAACCAGTGATATGACGGTGGCGTTGCCAGCGATGGGGCAATGGGGTGAAGTGCGCATCAAGCTGGCGGATTTACTCGCTCAGTCAAACCGCTTTGTTGCTGGCAATCAAGCGGATCCCACCATGATCAACAATTTATTGGTGTTTGAACCGACGGCTGCGATGACATTCAGTTTGGATAACATTCGTTTCGAAAAACGCTGA
- a CDS encoding LacI family DNA-binding transcriptional regulator, producing the protein MITIKEVSELANVSQSTVSRALNGHPTVKEANRKKVFEAIEKLGYKPNAFAQALASSRSNSIGMLVGSLDGPFYGPLMHHAEDTVRQNNIHLIVTSGQESHTKEQDSINFLRSKQVDGLIVHSDTLSDDELIDVVERQNATIVLNRYIPEIADHCIFIDNELGGYLATKHLLEHGHKKVACITGQLSKVDSRDRLQGYRNALAEFGIAYDASLIVEGRFDHQGNHEAARRLLDRDPQISAIFCQNDNIALAVYDVAAERGLAIGEDLSVVGFDNDTHSQHIRPRLTTVNFPVMEMGCEAAKGVLALVNKQSYPLKHKLTPELVVRDSVKPHQSKAN; encoded by the coding sequence TTGATCACCATTAAAGAAGTATCCGAGCTGGCGAATGTCTCTCAATCCACCGTATCACGTGCCCTGAACGGACACCCAACGGTGAAAGAAGCCAATCGAAAAAAAGTCTTCGAAGCGATTGAAAAGCTAGGCTACAAACCGAACGCCTTTGCACAAGCACTGGCATCCAGCCGTTCTAACAGCATTGGTATGTTGGTCGGCTCGTTAGACGGCCCGTTTTATGGCCCACTGATGCACCATGCCGAAGACACGGTAAGACAAAACAACATTCACTTGATCGTCACCAGTGGACAGGAATCTCACACCAAAGAGCAAGATTCGATCAACTTCCTGCGCTCAAAACAGGTGGACGGATTGATCGTCCATTCCGATACCCTTTCTGACGATGAACTGATTGACGTGGTTGAGCGTCAAAATGCCACGATTGTGTTGAACCGCTACATTCCAGAAATTGCCGATCACTGCATTTTTATCGATAACGAACTTGGTGGGTATCTAGCCACCAAGCATCTGTTGGAACATGGCCACAAGAAAGTGGCGTGCATCACCGGTCAACTGAGCAAGGTCGATAGCCGCGATCGCTTACAAGGTTATCGCAACGCTTTGGCTGAATTTGGTATTGCGTATGACGCGAGTTTGATCGTCGAAGGACGTTTTGACCATCAAGGTAACCACGAGGCGGCGCGTCGTCTGCTTGACCGCGATCCACAAATCAGCGCTATTTTCTGCCAAAACGACAACATTGCTCTGGCGGTTTACGATGTGGCCGCAGAACGCGGATTGGCGATTGGCGAGGATCTTTCTGTGGTCGGTTTTGATAACGATACCCACAGCCAGCACATTCGCCCACGCTTAACCACGGTGAACTTCCCAGTGATGGAAATGGGCTGCGAAGCCGCCAAAGGGGTATTGGCCTTGGTCAACAAGCAGAGTTACCCATTAAAGCACAAGCTAACGCCAGAGCTGGTCGTGCGAGATTCGGTGAAACCACACCAATCGAAGGCCAATTAG